One segment of Castanea sativa cultivar Marrone di Chiusa Pesio chromosome 3, ASM4071231v1 DNA contains the following:
- the LOC142629479 gene encoding laccase-17-like yields the protein MGASLFPSAAFVGTFLFAMNFLCIILELAIAKQEPITRHYKFDIRLQNVTRLCHTKSIVTVNGKFPGPAIIAREGDRVVVEVVNHVKNNVSIHWHGIRQIQSGWADGPAYITQCPIQTGQTYVYNFTIVGQRGTLFWHAHISWLRATLYGPIIILPKHNVSYPFPKPFREIPMLFGEWWNTDTETVITQALQTGAGPNVSDAFTINGLPGPLYNCSAKETFKLEVKPGKTYLLRLINADMNDDLFFSIANHTLTIVEADAVYVKPFKTNILLITPGQTTNVLLKTKYHHPNATFLMAARPYFTGLGALDNSTTAGILEYEHPSNSSSTKSKGLPLLKPTLPAINDTTFAANFSNKFHSLANAEFPARVPQTVQKHFFFTVGLGSSPCPKNQTCQGPNGTKFAATINNISFTLPTTALLQAYFFGKSNGVYTTNFPSSPLFPFNYTGSNPLNNTMVSNGTKLVVLPFNTSVEVVLQDTSILGAESHPLHLHGYNFFVVGQGFGNFDPNKDPANFNLVDPVERNTVGVPSGGWVAIRFHADNPGVWFMHCHFEVHLSWGLKMAWIVLDGKLPNQKLPPPPSDFPKC from the exons ATGGGTGCCTCTCTTTTTCCATCAGCAGCATTTGTAGgaacttttctttttgctaTGAACTTCCTTTGCATCATTCTTGAGCTTGCCATTGCCAAGCAAGAGCCCATTACAAGGCACTACAAGTTCGAT ATAAGGTTGCAAAACGTCACGCGATTGTGCCACACAAAGAGCATAGTGACAGTTAATGGGAAGTTTCCAGGGCCTGCTATCATTGCTAGAGAGGGTGACAGAGTTGTGGTTGAAGTGGTcaatcatgttaagaacaatGTCAGCATCCATTG GCATGGAATTCGACAAATTCAGAGTGGATGGGCAGATGGACCAGCATATATAACACAATGTCCCATTCAAACTGGCCAGACCTATGTGTACAACTTCACTATAGTTGGCCAAAGAGGGACTCTCTTCTGGCATGCTCACATCTCTTGGCTAAGAGCTACTCTCTATGGACCCATTATCATCCTCCCCAAGCACAATGTGTCTTACCCATTTCCCAAACCCTTTAGGGAAATCCCCATGTTGTTTG GTGAGTGGTGGAATACTGATACAGAGACAGTTATTACCCAGGCTCTTCAGACTGGAGCTGGCCCAAATGTCTCTGATGCATTCACCATTAATGGACTTCCAGGGCCATTGTACAATTGTTCTGCTAAAG AAACATTCAAGCTGGAGGTGAAGCCAGGGAAAACATATCTCCTCCGATTGATCAACGCTGACATGAATGATGATCTCTTTTTCAGTATAGCAAATCACACTCTCACCATTGTTGAAGCTGATGCAGTTTATGTTAAGCCTTTCAAAACCAATATACTTCTAATTACACCAGGACAAACTACCAATGTTCTCCTGAAAACCAAATACCACCACCCTAATGCGACTTTTCTAATGGCAGCCAGGCCTTATTTCACTGGCCTCGGCGCTTTGGATAATTCCACAACTGCTGGTATTCTGGAGTATGAACATCCATCAAATTCTTCTTCTACCAAATCAAAAGGCCTCCCACTATTAAAACCAACCCTGCCTGCCATCAATGACACTACATTTGCCGCAAATTTTAGTAACAAATTCCACAGTTTGGCCAATGCTGAATTCCCTGCTAGAGTCCCTCAAACTGTCCAAAAGCACTTCTTCTTTACAGTAGGCCTTGGAAGCAGCCCATGCCCCAAGAACCAAACCTGCCAAGGGCCTAATGGCACAAAATTTGCAGCTACTATAAACAATATCTCCTTTACACTCCCTACAACTGCCCTCCTCCAAGCCTATTTCTTTGGGAAATCAAATGGGGTTTACACCACTAATTTTCCAAGCTCACCTTTGTTCCCATTCAATTACACAGGCAGTAATCCACTAAACAACACCATGGTCAGCAATGGTACTAAACTAGTAGTACTACCATTCAACACAAGTGTGGAAGTAGTGTTGCAAGACACCAGCATTCTTGGTGCTGAGAGTCACCCTCTCCATCTTCATGGATATAACTTCTTTGTTGTAGGACAAGGTTTTGGTAACTTTGATCCTAACAAGGATCCTGCCAACTTTAATCTTGTTGATCCAGTTGAAAGGAACACTGTTGGTGTGCCATCAGGCGGTTGGGTGGCAATTCGTTTCCATGCAGATAACCCTG GTGTTTGGTTTATGCACTGTCACTTTGAGGTCCATTTGAGCTGGGGGTTGAAGATGGCATGGATTGTCCTTGATGGGAAGCTGCCCAATCAGAAGCTACCTCCTCCACCATCAGATTTTCCCAAGTGTTAA
- the LOC142627056 gene encoding uncharacterized protein LOC142627056: MIMGSLGGEVAKKKAMWLYPKVLGFNPSERWGHSACCSHGVVYVFGGCCGGLHFSDVLVLNLDTMVWNTFVTTSQGPGPRDSHSAVLVGHRMIVFGGTNGSKKVNDLHVLDLGTKEWIRPECKGTPPSPRESHTATLVGDDKMVIFGGSGEGEANYLNDLHVLDLKNMRWTSPEVKGDVPVPRDSHSALAIGNKLFVYGGDRGDRYHGDVDMLDMDTLTWSKLAVQGYSPGVRAGHAAVNIGTKIYVIGGVGDKHYYNDVWILDVSTCSWTQLDICGQQPQGRFSHTAVVTDSDVAIYGGCGEDERPLNELLVLQLGAEHPNGRYNISMCKMFGNHWNQEKRRFPREDENNLKTVLMGNNVEVVRKGTHEPESEMKQSLRFSSDTLHPKRRRTASSKAWEIESEQEEHSLSLSQHSSPSQSDQEQTPLKKSADSISGSQGFHLFKKIPSNCQSNNSLASKQKEHRNIAQRSPLDIQFLREHQNQPKSEQFLHVVHTGRQGAQYSAVEQKSLEGGPIQNLIGAEVRGKVDGAFDSGLLMTATVNGKVFRGVLFAPAPGVVSRGPILAQNTSPLASQIAVGQPFPNSTHVETFRPSPQPIKYNPMAESSQSFRQAQVTRPFPVIRTAPSSAKEPKLRSDLQGVVLTLGGPGSGHGRS; the protein is encoded by the exons ATGATAATGGGGTCTCTTGGAGGTGAAGTTGCAAAGAAGAAGGCAATGTGGCTCTATCCAAAGGTCTTGGGATTCAATCCTTCTGAGAGATGGGGGCACTCAGCTTGCTGTTCTCATGGAGttgtttatgtttttggg GGATGTTGTGGGGGTTTGCATTTTAGCGATGTTCTTGTGCTAAATCTGGATACAATGGTTTGGAACACTTTTGTAACCACTAGTCAAGGGCCCGGCCCAAGAGATAGCCACAGTGCTGTTCTTGTGGGGCACAGAATGATAGTGTTTGGTGGTACAAATGGTTCTAAGAAGGTAAATGATCTTCATGTATTGGATCTTGGGACGAAAGAGTGGATACGGCCTGAATGTAAAGGGACGCCACCATCCCCGCGTGAAAGTCACACAGCCACACTTGTCGGGGATGATAAGATGGTCATCTTTGGAGGTAGTGGTGAAGGTGAAGCAAATTACTTGAATGATTTACATGTTCTGGACCTTAAGAATATGAGATGGACTTCTCCTGAGGTGAAGGGTGATGTACCCGTCCCTAGAGACAGTCACAGTGCTCTTGCAATTGGTAACAAGCTTTTCGTGTATGGTGGGGACCGTGGTGATCGTTATCATGGCGATGTTGATATGCTTGATATGGACACACTGACTTGGTCAAAG TTGGCTGTTCAAGGATATTCACCAGGCGTTAGAGCAGGGCATGCTGCTGTAAATATTGGGACAAAG ATCTATGTCATTGGAGGGGTTGGAGACAAACATTATTACAATGATGTTTGGATCCTAGATGTGAGCACATGTTCATGGACTCAGCTTGATATATGTGGCCAACAACCACAAGGGCGCTTTTCTCATACAGCTGTTGTCACAGACTCGGATGTTGCCATTTATGGAGG GTGTGGGGAGGATGAGCGTCCTCTCAATGAACTGTTGGTCTTGCAGCTTGGAGCAGAACACCCCAATGGCCGATACAATATTTCCATGTGCAAAATGTTTGGAAACCATTGGAATCAAGAAAAGAGACGGTTCCCAAGAGAGGACGAAAATAACTTG AAAACTGTGCTCATGGGGAATAATGTTGAAGTAGTAAGAAAGGGCACTCATGAACCAGAATCAGAAATGAAGCAATCTTTGCGGTTCAGTTCAG atacaTTGCatccaaagagaagaagaactgCAAGTTCAAAGGCGTGGGAAATTGAATCAGAACAAGAAGAACATTCTCTTTCACTTTCCCAGCATTCATCTCCCTCACAATCTGATCAAGAACAGACCCCACTTAAGAAATCTGCTGATTCCATCTCAGGCTCTCAAGGATTTCATTTGTTTAAGAAAATTCCAAGCAATTGCCAATCTAACAACAGCCTTGCAAGTAAGCAGAAAGAGCACAGAAACATTGCCCAAAGATCTCCATTGGATATTCAATTTCTAagagaacatcaaaatcagCCAAAATCGGAGCAGTTTCTTCATGTCGTTCATACAGGTAGACAGGGAGCTCAATACTCAGCAGTGGAACAGAAATCATTGGAGGGAGGGCCTATTCAAAACCTT ATTGGTGCTGAGGTCCGAGGTAAAGTTGATGGAGCCTTTGATTCAGGACTGCTGATGACTGCTACTGTTAATGGAAAAGTTTTTAGAGGGGTCTTGTTTGCGCCG GCGCCAGGAGTTGTTTCAAGAGGGCCAATTCTTGCACAAAATACTTCACCTCTGGCTAGCCAGATAGCAGTTGGCCAACCATTCCCAAACTCAACTCATGTGGAAACCTTCAGGCCTTCCCCACAGCCAATTAAGTACAACCCCATGGCAGAATCCAGTCAGAGCTTCCGGCAAGCTCAAGTGACTCGACCATTTCCAGTCATTAGGACTGCTCCATCTTCAGCCAAAGAGCCAAAGCTCAGAAGTGATCTCCAAGGTGTAGTTCTAACACTTGGTGGACCCGGAAGTGGTCATGGCAGATCATAA